The window AGCTCCAGGCCATCGGTTAGACTGCAGGATTGCAATAGAATATTCCGGGATCAGGTTTGTAGAAGCCTGAGCTGTCCAAGCAGGGATGTTTTTCATGCCTGGAGACAGCCAAACACACACTGTCTATGAATAAATGAACTTGACGAGCCCCTACAAAAGACTTAAGACTGAGCTACAGTACTTGCACAGAATTCAAGCAAGGTTTCTGTTAAGTTGCACGACAGAAAGAGACAGAAGTCAGAAAAAATAAGTGTAGGCACTGTTTTCCAGCAGGTGGTTTGCATGAATGGGTAGGTAGCACAGGAATGCTTATAGACCCCCCCATACACAGAAAAAATCCAGTAGCACTCACCCCTGGGACTTTGGTCAAAGACTTTTTATCACTTACAGATAAATTGTATAGCTATATTTCACCTTGATTAAAGAATGGAGAgtagaaaaataatcaaatatgGATGTAATCTAATATTCAGGCTCCCTTATTCCTGTGATTTGCTGCAGTGATATGCTAAAAGATCTAAATTCTTATACAAGTAATGTATATCAGTGCATTACTTACACATTacatacatttttcttttttcctaaaaagaTGAGATAAAAATAGCTGAGTGTATTTCATCTAGTAAGCTGTTTTGAACTTCCAATAACATGACAagtctaaattatttttcccttttaatctCAACAAGATGGTTACCTAGTAAACCTgattatttcagttttagtgTCAATACTATTAACCATTTTGCTTTTGATTGATTTTGTAAAAGAACATGTTTACCCTACAGAGGCAAAATACATTGCTCCAAGAAGTGTCAGAGTTTAACTTCAAGTATTTACTGCTAAATGACAACATTTCTAGTGACTCTCTATCAAAAATTTCATATTCCATGAAGAATACCTTCATCTTCAGAGATGAGAGTAAGAAGGGGTTGTCCTGTTTCTTCCTGgtgctcttcttcctcctcctcttcctcctcttcatcttcttcttcttcttcctctgatTTTTGGACAGGATTAATCCACACACAGCGACCCTATAATTGATGtggaaaattaataaatacatgTAACAATCATTGAAAGAATGCAAGTTAAAACTAGTTAAAACAATTGGCTCGGACACACACTCAGTTAAgggacagggagaagaaaaatacGTATTCCATAATTGGAATATTGTTAACAAAATATTGTATCCTCTTGACAGAATGTTCCCCTCATTCTTCCCCTCATTCATTCCTGCTTGTTGTTTGAGAATATCCTTATACCTCCGTCATCAgctttttgtcattttgtaTTCTTCAGTTCCTGGCCACTTTGGTTTATATCCTTGCTAGATTACTAGTTACTGCAAACTATGGAgttattccttctttttaaaatctgcctTGTTATTTGGCTACCAGTCCAAGGAACATAAGAGAACATTCTTAAGAGTCTAATGCATACTAATTTTATTCTTTACAACTGTTGTTTTGATGGTAGTAAGTTTAAACCTTATTTCCTATAATTTGCTGTTACTTTACACTGGCATTCTTGAATTGGTAGACTGGCCATCAAATCATCCAGCAATAAAAACTAAATTAGTAATACCTCTTTCTAGCACTAGTCTGATAGAACatgtttttaagtttttttcattcaaatgtttcacagcagaaagtataaaacaaaaaattacccAGAGGAAAACCAAATTAACCACTTAAGTTCCATTTAGCATACAACCATAAGCTATCTGGGTTTTAGCATCCTACCGaacaaaagagaattttaaacattttaatcaAATAAGGATCTCAAAGCAGAAAACCTAATACAGAAGATTGTAAGAAATGATTGTTATATAACAGGGCCTAGCTCCATACTGTTATTTAAAGACAGGTTGCAATCTCAAGAATACATCAGTGGAAAAAGTACTAAACCTAGAGGGTTcctaaatatgtatatatatatacataaaaatagaTGGTATATGTAAATATGTGACAatgtttgcaggggtcccaggagggaagagacgagaatgttgactccatgtttcagaaggcttgatttattattttatgatatatattatattaaaaactatactaaaagaatagaagaaaggatttcatcagaaggctagctaagGATAGGAAAGGAATCAGTAACAAAGGCTCAGACTGACTGAGACAGTCCGGACAGCTGGACTgcgattggccattaattagaaacaaccacacgagaccaatcacagatccacctgttgcattccacagcagcagataaccattgtttacattttgttcctgaggcctctcagcttctcaggagaaaaaatcctaaggaaaggatttttcataaaacatgtctgtgACATAAATACATGCAAGATCTTTATGTATTATATAACatataaaatacatgttttatgTGTAAGATATTTTGGTATTATATAtgatataaaatgtattttctataTAAAAATCTTTCAATCCAATACCATTTCTAGTGAACGGTTTGCATGTGCAGGTGTGGAGTGTCACTCACACTCTGTTACCCTACAAGCACTGCAGTGTGAGTGGTATCCAAGGCCCATGTGAGCTATGCTGGCACACACCTGCTTTAGAATGCCCTTGACATGGTGTGCCCACATGGCAAGGGACTCCACCATTTCAGCCACAGGAGGAGGCTCAAATTCAGGGTTTTCTTCATATGtatctcctccttcttcttcttcttcgtcCTCTGGAAACTGGTAAAATCCAGTGGGAGAGACGTGGGTTCCTGCCGAGATTCGTGCTATCTGTGCGCGCAGGTAATTGGCCTCATTtccaggaaaaggagggaagcTCACAACAGGAGCATCCAAGCGACCAGTGAAGAACTTCTTGATTTGCCTGGCACAGACAATCTGGGCTGGTGTGACTGGAGGCAACTTCACCCAGGGTTTTCCTGGCTCGTTACAGACAAAGTAGACATATTTATTTGTCCCAGTCCCATTTGCTTCTTTTGGGATCTCAGGTGGGGGTTTATAGGTGGACTTTGGTGGTTcaggttctttttctttctgcttctcttcttcctcacccTCACCcatctctttctcttcttctgcaacagtttcctcttcttcctcttctctttcctcctcctcctcttccccttcccgTAACTGTACTTCAGCTATAATATAGTTCATTTCCAGGCCCAAAATTTTGCCCCAGAAGCGACAGGTCTGGATTGGCTGAACATTAACTAGGTTTTTAAAGGCAAGGAGTATGTAATAGCATTCGTCTTTGCTCAGGCCAATTCCAGCCTGTTCAAAATAAAAGGCTGTTTCCATCACATTTGGTAGAGCAGGCTCTCCCTAGGAAAGAAGATTCTGAGTTAGATAATTATACTTCACTTTCTTGTAGTGCCACTCATTATCTCAAAGTGCTTTGCAGACAttcattcactttttttttttactatcaTTTAGACAAATTAAAGGTCTTTTAGTGGtaaagaagagaagatgaacgGCAGCTCTTAGAACACAGGATTTCAAAATTTAAACTCCTAATTACTGCAAAATAAGGAAAAGTCAGCATTCTTACACAAGATCTACAAGGGATTCAGTGCTAGGGCATGTCAGCTAAGAGGCCTTTGATGCCTGCAAACACTGTGTTGCAGATAAAACAGATTTTACATATTTAGGCATCAGAGCAACAACCTTTCTCTGGGGTGAATGTTGCTTGGCATACAGCTCCCTGCAGTTTTTAAACTATTGCCCCCTCTCATATCAAAGTCCATTGTAAGACTCTATCTGGCTTCAGTGGAAGCAGAACTAGACCAATAATTAAGTATTTCCAGTTGCTCTACCACCCATCTCTCATTTTATGGGTGGCAGGTCATCATATAACACAGAGTTATTTGAAGTTGGACATGACAGGGTATAGAATTTGGAGGAATTAGTGCTAGTTTCATATGGAATTTTTTGTACCTGACAGGTTTCTTATAACAAAGCAAGATTGATAGGATTAtgaaaaaatcagaattccTTTCTGAAATACCCtaccatttttcccattttcagcaTCTTATACTGTTAATGTAAGGTACATAACAGGCTATGGATAAGACGAAGGACTGTCTCTTCTGTGGCTGGTATTTGTACTCTCCAATGGTAATTCATTTGAATATATACTGGTTAACTTCATATGAAAATCAATATCTTGTTGAATGATTTCCCTTGGCTATTATAATTCttatttatattcttttatTTGTCATCATcagatttctcatttttccttggGTACAGATGCTTCTGCATATAGGCAACTGAATaatgaaaaatgctgttttaagaAGTGGCTTTTCAATTGTATTAGTTGTTCATTAAAACCATATTTTGTTTCAATTGGAGAAGGACAGACTGGAACCACACCAGGAGCTGCATTCTGCTATTTGACAGTAGCAGCTGTGCACACAATTGTAAAAGAGTATGTCAATAAGAATATATCCCAAAGAAGAATGTAGGTTGAAGAATATATCAAGAATTATGGTCACTTTAGGGAAAGAAACATCccttttataaaaagaaaatgaacttgTATGCAATATTCCATGCTGAACTGGCATATGGGAGATGTTACAAACCTTACTTTCTGTTTATCACCTCTAGAACATCCCTGATTACAACAGCTCAGGATATTAGATTTGTATCAGGAAAAAATCTCAACTAAGTAACcagatgggtttttttcttcgGAACTAGGCATGGGACGAGCTCAGCGGTAAAGAGGGTACATGGTGCTGTGACTGCAATTATTTGTACGGTCAGAAGAGGCAGCACTAAAGAAGAGACCACaacttcttcctttcccttctcaccATCCGACCACCCCTTCCTCGGTATATTTGGTAGCTGTTTCACTCTGATAATAACTCACCATCTCTTCATCTAGTTCTTCACGATCTTCTTCTCCAACTTCCTTGACGAACAAAGCTTTacacttttctgcagcttcatATGTTGGAGGGATCAGATGTTCATCTCGAAGAGTGTCCATTTTTTTCCGAAACTGCGCCCACTTCACATCCTGGCTGATAGCCTCAATTATGTCTACTGTATTTGCGGGCTGTTCATCCAGGATCTTTGTTAGTATAGTAGCAAAATGATCATATCTGTcatataaatgtaaattttgTTGGCTTACTATACAAAAGTCTTAGAACATTATGCTTTTAGTTAAAAAAGTAAAGGCTAATCATCTGGATCTTTGGAGAAATCGTTGGAACAGTTAGAAGAAGGGGGATCATGGAGCCTTGAGGCAAATTAGAGTTAAAACTAGTCTGATTATACTTAAGAGCATCCTCATCCTTCATTTCTAGTATATACTCCTCCTGTCATGAGCTGAATCTGAATTTAAACCTATTCTCAATCATATCAACTTGTTTTTGAACTCTCTATAAAATTCCAATATGGATTTTGTTTACAAAAGATGTTGTACACTAGTATGCAAGTTCCACTAGTGATGAAATATTGCATGTATAGCATTATCCCATT is drawn from Haemorhous mexicanus isolate bHaeMex1 chromosome 4, bHaeMex1.pri, whole genome shotgun sequence and contains these coding sequences:
- the LOC132326251 gene encoding radial spoke head protein 4 homolog A-like, which gives rise to MDPSPGSDPSHEPLSAYPQDAYEGGHGPYQPHEPGYGLDQPGYSPYEDEIPDPQARMLAIKNAKAYLLKTSTKSGLNLYDHFATILTKILDEQPANTVDIIEAISQDVKWAQFRKKMDTLRDEHLIPPTYEAAEKCKALFVKEVGEEDREELDEEMGEPALPNVMETAFYFEQAGIGLSKDECYYILLAFKNLVNVQPIQTCRFWGKILGLEMNYIIAEVQLREGEEEEEEREEEEEETVAEEEKEMGEGEEEEKQKEKEPEPPKSTYKPPPEIPKEANGTGTNKYVYFVCNEPGKPWVKLPPVTPAQIVCARQIKKFFTGRLDAPVVSFPPFPGNEANYLRAQIARISAGTHVSPTGFYQFPEDEEEEEGGDTYEENPEFEPPPVAEMVESLAMWAHHVKGILKQGRCVWINPVQKSEEEEEEDEEEEEEEEEEHQEETGQPLLTLISEDEGMKNIPAWTAQASTNLIPEYSIAILQSNRWPGAYAFASGRKFENIYFGWGHKYSPESHTPALPPPAEAEFPTEPGITEAADPTVEEELAFKAAQEEALAEAEEEEEEEGEDD